A region of Curvibacter sp. AEP1-3 DNA encodes the following proteins:
- a CDS encoding cobyric acid synthase — MTAQCIMVLGTTSGAGKSWLTTALCRYYARQGLKVAPFKAQNMSNNARVVASVNGQGEIGSAQYFQSLAANAVPDVRMNPLLLKPERDTHSQVVLMGQVSPELTNLPWRGRSLKVWPQIAAALDELRAENDVVVIEGAGSPAEINLSSSDIVNMRVAKHCNAACLLVTDIDRGGAFAHLYGTWALLPEDERALIKGFVLNKFRGDASLLSPAPEMLQEMTGVPTVAVLPMWWQHGLPEEDGVFDDRSVARGSVNLTVAVIAYPRISNLDEFQPLKNIPGLRLQWVRSPSELAGLKPGDWIILPGSKHTSGDLAWLREQGLDAAVAQHAERGGAVLGVCGGLQMLGEALIDPHGIDGNAPGLGLLPLVTVFAEDKTVRHTSTRFTSSWQAQAEGGMAGGLMLPNAQKSAPGHAPSGSGVGRGDARTASPWASLAGVPVSGYEIHHGQTAQHVAMAVAGNLAQAVLPDDLGWCNAAGNVMGVYLHGMLEDAAVLQALFGARLQGEVPTLDKVFDGLADYIGNHFDAGVLDAMVAR, encoded by the coding sequence ATGACTGCCCAATGCATCATGGTGCTGGGCACCACCAGTGGCGCCGGCAAAAGCTGGCTGACGACTGCGCTATGCCGCTACTACGCGCGGCAAGGGCTCAAAGTGGCGCCCTTCAAAGCGCAGAACATGAGCAATAACGCAAGAGTGGTTGCGTCTGTGAATGGGCAGGGTGAAATAGGTTCAGCCCAGTACTTCCAATCGCTCGCCGCGAACGCGGTTCCTGATGTGCGCATGAACCCCTTGCTGTTGAAGCCTGAGCGCGACACCCACAGCCAGGTGGTGCTGATGGGCCAGGTAAGCCCCGAACTCACGAACTTGCCTTGGCGCGGTCGCAGCCTCAAGGTGTGGCCCCAGATCGCGGCGGCACTGGACGAACTGCGTGCTGAAAACGATGTGGTGGTGATCGAGGGAGCCGGCTCACCCGCCGAGATCAACCTCTCCAGCAGTGACATTGTGAACATGCGGGTGGCCAAGCATTGCAACGCAGCTTGCTTGCTGGTGACCGACATCGACCGCGGTGGTGCGTTTGCGCACCTCTATGGCACCTGGGCCTTGCTGCCCGAGGATGAGCGGGCCTTGATCAAGGGCTTTGTGCTCAACAAGTTCCGCGGTGATGCTTCGCTGTTGTCGCCGGCCCCTGAGATGCTGCAGGAAATGACTGGCGTACCTACGGTGGCTGTGCTCCCCATGTGGTGGCAGCACGGCCTGCCGGAGGAAGACGGCGTGTTTGACGACCGCAGTGTGGCGCGCGGTTCGGTCAATCTGACTGTGGCGGTGATTGCCTACCCGCGTATCAGCAACCTGGACGAGTTCCAACCACTCAAGAATATTCCGGGTCTCAGGTTGCAATGGGTGCGCAGCCCTAGCGAGTTGGCGGGCTTGAAACCTGGCGACTGGATCATCCTGCCCGGATCCAAGCACACTAGTGGTGACTTGGCGTGGTTGCGGGAACAGGGGCTGGATGCTGCGGTGGCGCAGCATGCGGAGCGGGGTGGGGCGGTATTGGGGGTTTGTGGTGGTTTGCAGATGTTGGGCGAGGCGTTGATTGACCCGCACGGGATCGATGGCAATGCGCCCGGACTGGGCTTGTTGCCGCTGGTGACGGTGTTTGCGGAGGACAAGACGGTTCGGCATACATCCACGCGATTTACCTCTTCTTGGCAGGCGCAAGCCGAAGGAGGCATGGCCGGGGGCCTCATGCTGCCAAACGCGCAGAAATCGGCCCCCGGCCATGCCCCCTCCGGCTCGGGTGTTGGCAGGGGTGATGCCAGAACAGCTTCTCCTTGGGCTTCACTAGCGGGTGTGCCTGTGTCCGGCTATGAAATTCACCATGGTCAAACAGCCCAGCATGTAGCTATGGCTGTGGCAGGCAACTTGGCCCAAGCCGTCTTGCCCGACGACCTCGGCTGGTGCAATGCCGCCGGCAACGTGATGGGCGTTTACTTGCACGGTATGTTGGAAGATGCCGCTGTCTTGCAGGCCTTGTTCGGTGCGCGTTTGCAGGGTGAAGTGCCTACTTTGGACAAGGTGTTTGATGGTTTGGCGGACTACATCGGAAACCACTTCGACGCGGGCGTGTTGGACGCAATGGTGGCGCGTTAG
- the cobT gene encoding nicotinate-nucleotide--dimethylbenzimidazole phosphoribosyltransferase, with amino-acid sequence MLFMHSKAGLCFFDSAQGNAMNSSSAHAASGLHAQSTDFPNDTAAAWDLARGRTVLADIADPALTQALQDTLNNKTKPLGSLGRLEEAALKIGQILGSTAPALEHPQMVVFAGDHGLTARGISAFPSDVTWQMVENFLAGGAAVSVLSKQNGIALTVVDCGVKHDFLAGLPAGATRVGLQVRKASGAERGTADSSTQPAMTSAQRDQALQHGMELAKGLPGNALLLGEMGIGNTSAASMLLSHLGGLDIAVCTGAGTGLDAPAVQRKTEVLREVLALHAGATAPLDALAALGGFEIATMVGAVLQAAHERRVIVVDGFIATSAIVVAHALQPLVLQRCVFAHRSGERGHEFMLQHLGVQALLDLGLRLGEGSGAALAWPLLQSACTILRDMASFASAGVSEKANGPVPVA; translated from the coding sequence ATGTTGTTCATGCACAGCAAGGCCGGGCTGTGCTTCTTTGATTCAGCACAGGGGAATGCCATGAATTCATCGTCGGCGCACGCCGCATCGGGCCTGCACGCCCAATCTACCGATTTTCCAAACGACACCGCAGCCGCGTGGGACCTTGCTCGCGGGCGGACTGTCTTGGCCGATATTGCCGATCCGGCATTGACGCAAGCGCTGCAGGACACGCTCAATAACAAAACCAAACCGCTGGGTTCACTCGGGCGCCTGGAAGAGGCTGCGCTCAAAATCGGCCAAATTCTTGGTAGCACTGCGCCGGCGCTGGAGCATCCGCAAATGGTGGTGTTTGCGGGTGATCACGGGCTCACGGCCCGCGGCATTTCGGCATTTCCGAGTGATGTGACCTGGCAGATGGTGGAGAACTTTCTGGCCGGTGGCGCGGCAGTGAGCGTGCTCTCCAAACAGAATGGCATTGCCTTGACGGTGGTGGATTGCGGTGTGAAGCACGACTTTCTGGCTGGCTTACCCGCGGGTGCTACGAGGGTCGGCTTGCAGGTGCGCAAGGCGTCTGGTGCAGAGCGGGGCACTGCGGATTCGTCTACACAGCCCGCGATGACGTCTGCCCAGCGTGACCAAGCCTTGCAACATGGCATGGAGCTCGCAAAGGGCTTGCCCGGCAATGCTTTGCTGTTGGGGGAGATGGGCATAGGCAACACATCGGCCGCTTCCATGTTGCTTTCGCATTTGGGCGGCTTGGACATTGCGGTGTGTACCGGAGCCGGTACCGGCTTGGATGCGCCGGCGGTCCAGCGCAAAACTGAGGTGCTGCGCGAGGTGCTTGCCTTGCATGCCGGTGCGACCGCGCCGCTGGATGCTTTGGCAGCCCTCGGTGGCTTTGAGATCGCGACCATGGTGGGCGCCGTGTTGCAGGCGGCCCATGAGCGGCGGGTGATTGTGGTGGACGGCTTCATTGCCACCAGCGCCATCGTGGTGGCGCATGCCTTGCAGCCATTGGTCTTGCAACGTTGCGTGTTTGCGCACCGCTCCGGGGAGCGCGGTCATGAGTTCATGTTGCAGCACCTGGGCGTGCAGGCGCTGTTGGACCTGGGGCTGAGGTTGGGCGAAGGCTCCGGCGCTGCATTGGCGTGGCCGCTGCTGCAGTCCGCCTGCACCATTTTGCGCGACATGGCGAGCTTTGCTTCGGCGGGCGTGTCTGAAAAGGCAAACGGCCCGGTGCCGGTGGCCTGA
- a CDS encoding substrate-binding domain-containing protein gives MKFQRQLTALALAMAAGSSFAQLTVGVSFDAYQEERWKTDEAAIKAELAKSGAKYIMSDAGSSTEKQLTDIDSLIAKGAKVLIILARDKDAILPAVNKAAQLKIPVIAYDRLFEAPGTTYITFDNKEVGRMTARAILAVKPKGNYAIIKGDPGDNNANFLREGQGEVLEAAIKSGDVKIVGEEFTAGWNPQNAQKNMEQILTKNGNKVDAVVAQNDGMAGGVVAALTAKGMQGIPVSGQDGDHAALNRVALGTQTVSVWKNSADLGTAAAKAAVELGSGKPVTGAGDWAGGPKKVTLKSIFLKPIPVTQANLDVVLKAGYIKKDVLCKGADVSKVAACK, from the coding sequence ATGAAATTTCAACGTCAATTGACCGCTTTGGCACTGGCCATGGCAGCCGGTTCCTCTTTTGCTCAGCTGACCGTCGGCGTGAGCTTCGACGCGTACCAGGAAGAACGCTGGAAGACTGACGAAGCAGCTATCAAGGCCGAGTTGGCCAAGAGCGGCGCCAAGTACATCATGTCTGACGCTGGTTCCTCTACCGAAAAGCAATTGACTGACATCGACAGCTTGATCGCCAAGGGCGCCAAGGTCCTGATCATTCTGGCACGCGACAAGGACGCCATCCTGCCTGCCGTGAACAAGGCCGCCCAGCTGAAGATCCCAGTGATCGCTTATGACCGTTTGTTCGAAGCTCCCGGCACCACCTACATCACTTTCGACAACAAGGAAGTGGGCCGCATGACTGCACGTGCGATTTTGGCTGTCAAGCCAAAGGGCAACTACGCCATCATCAAGGGTGATCCAGGCGACAACAACGCCAACTTCCTGCGTGAAGGCCAAGGCGAAGTTCTGGAAGCCGCAATCAAAAGCGGTGACGTGAAGATCGTTGGTGAAGAGTTCACCGCCGGTTGGAACCCACAGAACGCCCAGAAGAACATGGAACAGATCCTGACCAAGAACGGCAACAAGGTTGACGCCGTTGTGGCTCAGAACGACGGTATGGCCGGTGGCGTAGTGGCTGCTTTGACCGCCAAGGGCATGCAAGGCATTCCAGTTTCCGGTCAAGACGGCGACCACGCTGCTCTGAACCGCGTGGCTCTGGGTACCCAGACTGTGTCCGTGTGGAAGAACTCTGCTGACCTCGGTACTGCTGCTGCCAAGGCTGCTGTGGAACTGGGTTCCGGCAAGCCTGTGACCGGTGCGGGTGACTGGGCTGGCGGCCCCAAGAAGGTGACTCTGAAGTCCATCTTCCTGAAGCCTATCCCTGTGACCCAAGCCAACCTGGATGTGGTATTGAAGGCTGGCTACATCAAGAAGGACGTTCTGTGCAAGGGCGCAGACGTATCCAAAGTGGCTGCTTGCAAGTAA
- the cbiB gene encoding adenosylcobinamide-phosphate synthase CbiB, with protein sequence MISTWVLCNALALLVAFAVDHVWGEPPARLHPVVWMGNYLERTGAWLQRRARQDPAVRDLASFVLGALIWCAGAALFLIASLLLLGAALELPWWAAGVAMGLLLKPMLAWAMLKSEVQAVEAALAQGLDAGRERLAWLVSRDVTRLTDMQVRESAIETLAENLNDSVVAPVFWFVVLGLPGAVLYRFANTADAMWGYPGIYKGRNWAWAGKWAARSDDVLSWVPARVTAVLLLLVAGRRAWALRSRLPLEARKTPSPNSGWPMAAMALVLGVVLRKPGVYVLNPDGREAQQDDMETAQVYASKAVLALVGSALAALLLIAIGG encoded by the coding sequence ATGATCAGCACTTGGGTCCTCTGCAACGCGTTGGCGCTGCTGGTGGCATTTGCTGTGGACCACGTTTGGGGCGAACCGCCCGCGCGCCTACACCCGGTGGTCTGGATGGGGAACTATCTGGAGCGCACCGGGGCCTGGTTGCAGCGTCGTGCGCGCCAGGACCCGGCCGTGCGGGATCTTGCAAGTTTTGTGCTGGGGGCGCTCATCTGGTGTGCGGGAGCTGCTCTGTTTTTGATAGCGTCTTTGCTCTTGCTAGGTGCGGCCTTGGAGCTGCCTTGGTGGGCCGCCGGTGTGGCTATGGGCTTGTTGCTCAAACCCATGCTGGCGTGGGCAATGCTGAAAAGTGAAGTGCAAGCCGTCGAAGCAGCCTTGGCGCAAGGGTTGGATGCAGGGCGTGAGCGACTGGCCTGGTTGGTGAGCAGGGATGTAACCCGGCTCACCGACATGCAGGTACGCGAGAGTGCCATTGAGACGCTGGCAGAAAACCTGAATGACTCCGTGGTCGCACCCGTGTTCTGGTTCGTGGTGCTGGGTCTGCCGGGGGCAGTGCTCTACCGCTTTGCCAACACAGCAGATGCCATGTGGGGCTACCCCGGCATCTACAAGGGCCGCAATTGGGCCTGGGCCGGCAAATGGGCGGCGCGTTCCGACGATGTACTGAGCTGGGTGCCTGCCCGAGTCACGGCCGTGTTGCTCTTGCTGGTTGCAGGCCGGCGTGCATGGGCTTTGCGCAGCCGACTGCCGCTTGAAGCGCGGAAAACACCGTCCCCCAACAGCGGCTGGCCCATGGCGGCCATGGCTTTGGTGCTGGGTGTGGTTCTTCGCAAACCAGGGGTGTATGTGCTGAACCCTGATGGCCGGGAAGCACAGCAGGACGATATGGAGACCGCGCAGGTTTATGCCTCCAAAGCGGTGCTGGCGCTCGTGGGCTCTGCGCTGGCAGCTCTTCTTTTGATAGCAATAGGGGGCTGA
- a CDS encoding alpha/beta fold hydrolase, with amino-acid sequence MRHSSSSRRVWMLVLALSGLALWAPAAVAQPKPCALLLMHGKWGHPNNLAGFGRQMEPACDTQSIEMPWSRRRNYDQPYPVAITEIAAQVKALRDKGYARVLLAGHSFGANAAMAYMATQGDADGVIALAPGHSPAFTYGRGIGKASVDQARQMVLEGKGAEMLDMEDFNQGKSRPVRMRADVLLSYFDPEGLGHMPLSASRFKKAVPFVWVIGTKDPLYSAGPSYAFEKAPVNSASKYLVVDADHMGTPEVAAMQVLEWVRALP; translated from the coding sequence ATGCGACATTCTTCAAGTAGCCGGCGAGTGTGGATGCTTGTCTTGGCCTTGTCCGGCCTGGCACTGTGGGCGCCCGCCGCCGTCGCCCAGCCCAAGCCCTGCGCACTATTGCTGATGCACGGTAAGTGGGGCCACCCGAACAACCTCGCTGGTTTCGGCCGGCAAATGGAGCCCGCCTGCGACACGCAGAGCATCGAAATGCCATGGTCCCGCCGACGCAATTACGACCAACCATATCCCGTCGCCATCACCGAGATCGCAGCCCAAGTCAAAGCGCTGCGCGACAAGGGCTACGCGCGGGTGCTGTTGGCAGGACACAGTTTTGGGGCGAATGCGGCCATGGCCTACATGGCGACCCAAGGTGATGCTGATGGAGTGATTGCCCTGGCACCGGGGCATTCGCCGGCTTTCACCTATGGCCGGGGCATCGGCAAGGCGTCTGTGGATCAAGCGCGCCAGATGGTGCTTGAAGGCAAAGGCGCAGAGATGCTGGACATGGAAGACTTTAACCAGGGCAAGTCGCGCCCCGTGCGCATGCGGGCGGATGTGCTGCTGAGCTACTTTGATCCTGAAGGCTTGGGGCACATGCCCTTGAGCGCGTCCAGGTTCAAGAAAGCAGTGCCCTTTGTCTGGGTGATCGGCACCAAGGACCCGCTGTATTCCGCTGGTCCTTCTTATGCATTCGAGAAAGCGCCAGTAAACTCTGCCAGCAAGTACCTGGTGGTGGACGCAGACCACATGGGCACGCCGGAGGTGGCAGCCATGCAAGTGTTGGAATGGGTGAGGGCGCTGCCATGA
- a CDS encoding ATP-binding cassette domain-containing protein: METTKTKAAVDTSKCLVEMRNINKAFGGVHAVENVSINLYPGEVVAVLGHNGAGKSTLMKMLAGAYPIDSGDVIINGTKAHIRTPADAQAAGIESIYQTLALADNLNSVANLFLGRELLTPWRTLDDHRMDADARKVFQRLNKNFKNYHTPVRRLSGGQRQVVAISRAIYFNAQILIMDEPTAALGPEETAMVAKLIEQLKAEGVGIFLISHDMHDVFALSDRLAVMKNGKVVGTYRTQDVTEDEVLGMIILGKKPEGKPECERNPK, from the coding sequence ATGGAAACTACTAAAACCAAAGCCGCCGTGGACACCAGCAAATGCCTGGTGGAAATGCGCAACATCAACAAGGCGTTTGGTGGTGTGCATGCGGTGGAAAACGTCAGCATCAACCTGTACCCCGGCGAAGTTGTGGCCGTGCTGGGTCACAACGGTGCCGGTAAGTCCACCCTGATGAAGATGCTGGCCGGCGCGTATCCCATCGATAGTGGCGACGTCATCATCAACGGCACCAAGGCCCACATCCGCACACCTGCGGATGCGCAGGCCGCCGGCATTGAATCCATCTACCAGACTTTGGCGCTGGCCGACAACCTGAATTCGGTGGCCAACCTTTTCCTCGGACGTGAACTGCTCACTCCCTGGAGGACATTGGATGACCATCGCATGGACGCCGATGCCCGCAAGGTCTTTCAACGCCTGAACAAGAACTTCAAGAACTACCACACGCCTGTGCGCCGCCTGTCCGGCGGTCAACGTCAGGTGGTGGCGATTTCGCGAGCCATTTACTTCAATGCCCAGATCCTCATCATGGACGAACCCACAGCGGCTCTGGGCCCTGAGGAAACGGCAATGGTGGCCAAGCTCATTGAGCAGCTCAAAGCGGAAGGCGTCGGCATTTTCCTGATCAGTCATGACATGCACGACGTGTTTGCGCTGAGTGACCGTCTGGCTGTCATGAAAAACGGCAAGGTGGTAGGTACCTACCGCACCCAGGACGTGACCGAAGATGAAGTGTTGGGCATGATCATTCTGGGCAAGAAGCCGGAAGGCAAACCGGAGTGTGAGCGCAATCCGAAGTAA
- a CDS encoding adenosylcobinamide-GDP ribazoletransferase, whose protein sequence is MRSFIRHYLLALQFFSRVPVTGRLADWVGFSPAMLRASAAHFPGVGWLVGGAVALLTWGLWVLLPPSPYSPLVAAALGTVLSVVMTGAFHEDGLADVADGLGGSLNRERALDIMKDSRVGAFGAIAVMLALLCKVALLALLGSLGAGVMVGAVFAGHVVSRTWPLLTIRLLPHVGDTAQSKSKPLADQISLPALLVAAMWCFGALALTAAAPAAIEMAAIPFSASDWCRALLGGVLAAAVAWLWMYRWFSRRLQGFTGDCLGATQQVCEIAFYLGMACALGGAA, encoded by the coding sequence ATGCGCAGTTTCATTCGCCATTACTTGTTGGCTCTGCAGTTTTTCAGCCGTGTGCCGGTGACCGGTCGCTTGGCGGATTGGGTGGGCTTCAGCCCGGCCATGCTGCGCGCCAGTGCCGCGCACTTTCCCGGCGTGGGCTGGCTGGTGGGGGGGGCGGTAGCGCTGCTCACCTGGGGCTTGTGGGTCCTGCTGCCGCCCAGCCCTTATTCACCTCTGGTGGCAGCTGCCTTGGGTACGGTCTTGAGCGTGGTGATGACCGGCGCCTTCCATGAAGATGGTTTGGCCGATGTGGCAGATGGACTCGGCGGCAGCCTGAACCGGGAACGTGCTCTGGACATCATGAAAGACTCCCGCGTGGGAGCCTTCGGTGCCATTGCCGTCATGCTGGCGCTGCTGTGCAAAGTGGCGCTGCTGGCCCTCCTGGGCTCGCTAGGCGCCGGGGTGATGGTGGGGGCGGTGTTTGCGGGGCATGTGGTGTCGCGCACCTGGCCGCTTTTGACCATCCGCCTGCTGCCGCATGTGGGCGATACCGCGCAGTCCAAGTCCAAACCACTGGCAGACCAGATTTCTTTGCCCGCTTTGCTCGTGGCTGCAATGTGGTGTTTTGGGGCCTTGGCGCTCACCGCTGCTGCGCCGGCAGCTATTGAAATGGCAGCAATACCATTCTCTGCCTCGGACTGGTGCCGGGCATTGCTCGGTGGCGTGTTGGCTGCAGCAGTGGCATGGCTTTGGATGTACCGCTGGTTTTCACGGCGTTTGCAGGGCTTCACCGGTGACTGCCTGGGTGCCACACAGCAGGTGTGCGAAATAGCCTTCTACCTCGGAATGGCCTGTGCGCTTGGGGGCGCTGCGTGA
- a CDS encoding sugar ABC transporter permease, whose translation MNQALKNLKHSAIDWRMVLMTAVLVVTTVVFNVLSGGIFFSAENLYNIAQQTAVVGILATVMVLIIVARHIDLSVGSVMGFVGVLIAFLMYTLDWSWPAACLAGLAAAILTAVYQGVLTAYVGVPSFVVTLGGLMSFRGAAYLVADGKTQPLSDPFFLKLGGGFNGGIGTTASWILGGVISLCIVLSMLAKRRSKQRYDVPTNPLGLDIALSLIPIVLVMGFVAVMNAYQIPGKDDAQGVPIPVLIWGAVAVIMAFIVHRTRFGRYVFAMGGNPDAAALVGIPVKRVTMMLFLLLAVLTTIAAIVAISRLNAGTNSLGNNLELLVIAATVIGGTALAGGSGTILGSVLGALIMQCIDSGMLLLDVSIGTRYVIIGQVLIAAVVFDVAYRKWTGDVL comes from the coding sequence ATGAATCAAGCTCTAAAAAACTTGAAGCATTCGGCCATCGATTGGCGCATGGTGCTGATGACCGCAGTGTTGGTGGTCACCACCGTTGTTTTTAATGTTCTGTCTGGCGGTATCTTTTTCTCTGCCGAAAACCTCTACAACATTGCGCAGCAGACTGCGGTGGTCGGCATTCTTGCGACCGTCATGGTGCTCATTATTGTGGCCCGTCACATCGACCTCTCTGTCGGTTCGGTGATGGGTTTTGTGGGTGTACTCATTGCATTCTTGATGTACACCTTGGACTGGTCTTGGCCAGCGGCATGCTTGGCCGGTTTGGCTGCTGCCATCCTGACCGCGGTGTATCAAGGTGTGTTGACGGCTTATGTCGGTGTGCCGTCTTTTGTGGTCACCTTGGGCGGATTGATGTCCTTCCGCGGCGCCGCTTATCTTGTGGCTGATGGCAAGACCCAGCCATTGTCCGATCCCTTTTTTCTGAAGCTTGGCGGTGGCTTTAATGGTGGCATAGGCACAACAGCCAGCTGGATTCTGGGTGGCGTGATCTCCTTGTGCATTGTCTTGTCCATGCTCGCCAAGCGCCGCTCCAAGCAGCGTTATGACGTACCGACCAATCCTTTGGGACTGGACATCGCACTGTCTTTGATTCCCATCGTTCTGGTAATGGGTTTCGTTGCGGTGATGAATGCATACCAAATCCCCGGCAAGGATGACGCTCAGGGCGTACCCATTCCCGTGTTGATCTGGGGTGCTGTGGCCGTGATCATGGCGTTCATCGTGCACCGTACGCGCTTCGGCCGTTACGTGTTTGCCATGGGCGGCAACCCTGATGCTGCAGCCTTGGTGGGTATTCCCGTCAAGCGCGTCACCATGATGCTATTTCTGCTGTTGGCGGTGCTCACAACCATCGCCGCGATTGTGGCGATTTCCCGTCTGAATGCCGGTACCAACTCCCTGGGTAACAACCTCGAGTTGCTGGTGATTGCCGCGACGGTGATCGGCGGCACAGCGCTGGCGGGCGGTAGCGGAACGATTCTGGGCTCCGTGTTGGGTGCCCTGATCATGCAATGTATTGACAGTGGCATGTTGCTGCTGGATGTGTCCATCGGTACCCGCTATGTGATCATCGGCCAGGTGCTCATTGCAGCTGTGGTCTTTGATGTGGCTTATCGCAAATGGACGGGAGATGTGCTGTGA
- a CDS encoding aminotransferase class I/II-fold pyridoxal phosphate-dependent enzyme, whose amino-acid sequence MKPALRLHGGPDAAGAAQFDFSTNSNACGPCPMAWAAVQAADATRYPDPQYTTLKSALARHHRVDPWRVVLAGSASEFIFRISASVRQAGGSRVHLPQHAYGDYGHAAQAWGLTQASDPDAADLVWACDPASPTGQNHLGWPQNLERSTVVLDGAYAPLRLSGEPALSSSRSESVWQLFSPNKALGLTGVRAAYAIAPVHAPAAVAALDAMAPSWVLGAHGVAMLHSWTAPDTQAWVTQSLGTLREWKRNQVSALEKAGWTVKPSDANFFCARPPEGRDLSVLLPTLRAHGIKIRDTTSFGLPGWARLGVLPPDAVDALVANLKSGN is encoded by the coding sequence GTGAAACCCGCACTGCGACTCCACGGCGGGCCCGATGCGGCGGGCGCTGCGCAGTTCGATTTCTCCACCAACTCGAATGCCTGCGGGCCGTGCCCCATGGCATGGGCTGCGGTACAGGCGGCTGATGCGACCCGCTACCCCGACCCCCAGTACACCACCTTGAAGTCAGCTTTGGCAAGGCATCACAGAGTGGATCCGTGGCGGGTCGTGCTGGCGGGAAGCGCCAGCGAGTTCATCTTCCGCATCAGTGCCTCGGTGCGCCAAGCGGGTGGTAGCCGGGTGCACCTGCCACAGCACGCCTATGGTGATTACGGGCATGCTGCACAGGCCTGGGGGCTGACACAGGCGAGCGACCCGGATGCTGCGGACTTGGTTTGGGCTTGCGACCCTGCCAGTCCCACCGGCCAAAACCACTTGGGCTGGCCCCAGAATCTGGAGCGGAGCACCGTGGTGCTGGATGGCGCGTATGCGCCACTGCGTCTGAGCGGCGAGCCGGCCTTGTCTTCAAGCCGGAGCGAGAGCGTGTGGCAATTGTTCTCCCCGAACAAGGCGCTAGGACTCACGGGCGTGCGCGCCGCCTATGCCATTGCGCCTGTCCATGCACCGGCTGCTGTTGCCGCTCTGGATGCCATGGCCCCGTCGTGGGTGCTGGGCGCGCATGGCGTGGCGATGTTGCACAGCTGGACGGCACCAGACACGCAGGCGTGGGTAACGCAGAGTCTGGGTACTTTGCGTGAGTGGAAGCGCAATCAAGTCAGCGCACTTGAAAAAGCGGGTTGGACCGTGAAACCCAGCGACGCCAATTTCTTTTGCGCCCGACCGCCCGAGGGGCGTGACCTCTCAGTCCTGCTGCCCACCTTGCGCGCGCATGGCATCAAAATTCGTGACACGACATCCTTTGGATTGCCTGGCTGGGCGCGGCTCGGCGTTCTGCCGCCTGATGCTGTCGATGCCCTTGTTGCCAACCTAAAATCTGGAAACTGA
- a CDS encoding histidine phosphatase family protein has translation MTLWLARHAKVMAEPGLCYGALELGSEPAATQVAASALAQELPLGIPLRCSPRVRCRELAAALRSVRADLPEAVIDARLAEMDFGHWEGKRWSDIGKDAVDAWTADFWAHRFGGKQSLAEFMAGVSEAWKEHLQRQQDEVWITHAGVIRGCDLLHRGFWGPVQSHEWVGPEVPTGAWLRL, from the coding sequence GTGACGCTGTGGCTGGCCCGGCACGCCAAGGTCATGGCGGAGCCCGGCCTGTGTTACGGCGCGTTGGAGCTGGGTAGTGAACCAGCCGCCACACAGGTGGCCGCCAGCGCCCTTGCGCAGGAACTGCCGCTTGGCATTCCCTTGCGGTGCTCGCCACGTGTGCGCTGTCGCGAGTTGGCGGCGGCGTTGCGCAGTGTGCGGGCAGACTTGCCTGAAGCAGTGATCGACGCCCGGTTGGCCGAGATGGACTTCGGCCACTGGGAGGGCAAGCGCTGGAGCGACATAGGCAAGGATGCGGTGGACGCATGGACGGCGGACTTCTGGGCCCATCGATTCGGCGGGAAGCAGAGCTTGGCGGAGTTCATGGCAGGAGTTTCCGAGGCGTGGAAGGAGCACTTGCAACGTCAGCAGGATGAGGTATGGATCACGCACGCCGGTGTCATCCGGGGCTGCGATCTCCTGCATCGGGGCTTTTGGGGCCCTGTTCAGTCACACGAGTGGGTGGGTCCAGAAGTGCCCACGGGAGCCTGGTTGCGTTTGTAA